A region from the Aliarcobacter thereius LMG 24486 genome encodes:
- a CDS encoding HPP family protein → MNFFLKQFKKVNQEKLDKENLIWSWIGSFLGLIAISFFHRDFLEDGDLTLVLASFGASAVLIYGSVNSPLAQPKNLIFGHIISAIIGVSSYKLFGDNLLLASALAVSSSILAMQLTLTLHPPGGATALIAVIGTPQIHELGYLFVIVPVFSGAIILFLIAFIVNNIPKNRAYPESYKNYLKRHYRRYKRKKLKSKKS, encoded by the coding sequence ATGAATTTTTTTTTAAAACAGTTTAAAAAAGTTAATCAAGAAAAATTAGATAAAGAGAATTTAATTTGGTCTTGGATTGGCTCATTCTTAGGACTTATTGCAATATCTTTTTTTCATAGAGATTTTTTAGAAGATGGTGATTTAACTCTAGTTTTAGCATCATTTGGAGCAAGTGCTGTTTTAATTTATGGATCTGTAAATTCTCCTTTGGCACAACCAAAGAATTTAATTTTTGGGCATATAATTAGTGCAATTATTGGAGTAAGTTCATATAAATTATTTGGAGACAATTTACTTCTAGCTTCAGCTCTTGCTGTGTCTAGTTCTATTTTAGCAATGCAATTAACACTTACTTTGCATCCTCCAGGAGGAGCAACGGCATTAATTGCAGTTATAGGAACACCACAAATCCATGAACTAGGATATTTATTTGTAATAGTTCCTGTTTTTAGTGGAGCAATTATTCTTTTTTTAATAGCATTTATAGTAAATAATATTCCTAAAAATAGAGCATATCCAGAGAGCTATAAGAACTATTTAAAGAGACATTATAGAAGATATAAAAGAAAAAAACTTAAATCAAAAAAGAGTTAG
- a CDS encoding PhnA domain-containing protein, whose amino-acid sequence MGILEDLLKRANNSCELCKNTEDLDVYEVAPSNQTIDESILTCKTCKSHLEEECEVDPNHWFCLSESMWSEVPAVQVVSYRMLKKLNNQELLDMIYLDDETLKWANSGLNTIDSIVQKDCNGVVLNAGDSVSIIKDLEVKGAGFTAKRGTTVRNITLGQEEGQIEGRVNGVKIVILTQFVKKA is encoded by the coding sequence GTGGGAATTTTAGAAGATTTATTAAAAAGAGCAAATAATAGTTGTGAACTTTGTAAAAATACAGAGGATTTAGATGTTTATGAAGTTGCACCTAGTAATCAAACTATTGATGAATCTATTTTAACATGTAAAACTTGTAAATCTCATCTAGAAGAAGAGTGCGAAGTAGATCCAAACCATTGGTTTTGTTTAAGCGAATCTATGTGGAGTGAAGTTCCTGCTGTTCAAGTCGTATCTTATAGAATGTTAAAAAAACTAAATAATCAAGAATTACTTGATATGATTTATCTTGATGATGAAACTTTAAAATGGGCGAATAGTGGATTAAATACTATTGACTCTATTGTACAAAAAGATTGCAATGGTGTTGTTTTAAATGCTGGTGATAGTGTAAGTATTATTAAAGATCTAGAGGTTAAAGGTGCTGGATTTACAGCAAAAAGAGGAACAACTGTAAGAAATATAACTTTAGGTCAAGAAGAGGGACAAATTGAAGGTAGAGTTAATGGTGTTAAAATTGTTATTCTTACTCAATTTGTAAAAAAAGCTTAA
- a CDS encoding aminotransferase class IV — MYFETIKCEDFEVFNLNYHNKRVAKTIGKNLNLQEYINPISDELLRCKVIYDENEIISVDYFPYKKREIKSFKLIYENDINYSKKYLNREKIDELFLKKESCDEIIIVKNGVVRDTSIANIAIFYDGYWIVSKNSLLEGTTKTRLLEEKNLVEKDISVEMLKKAEKIALLNSMIGFDIINEFEISD, encoded by the coding sequence ATGTATTTTGAAACAATCAAATGTGAAGATTTTGAAGTTTTTAATTTGAATTATCACAATAAAAGAGTTGCGAAAACTATTGGAAAAAATCTAAATCTTCAAGAATATATAAATCCAATTTCAGATGAACTTTTAAGATGTAAAGTTATCTACGATGAAAATGAGATTATAAGTGTGGATTATTTTCCTTATAAAAAAAGAGAAATTAAAAGTTTTAAATTAATTTATGAAAATGATATAAACTATTCAAAAAAATATCTTAATAGAGAAAAAATAGATGAACTTTTCCTTAAAAAAGAATCTTGTGATGAAATTATTATTGTAAAAAATGGAGTTGTAAGAGATACCAGCATTGCAAATATAGCTATATTTTATGATGGATATTGGATTGTTTCAAAAAACTCACTACTTGAAGGTACAACGAAAACTAGACTTCTTGAAGAAAAAAATTTAGTAGAAAAAGATATTAGTGTTGAAATGTTAAAAAAAGCAGAAAAAATAGCTTTGTTAAATTCAATGATTGGTTTTGATATTATAAATGAATTTGAAATAAGTGATTAA
- a CDS encoding aminodeoxychorismate synthase component I, whose product MKAFVDKLNLYGSNKEPFYFLISYDLNEFYIEKLKENNQNIKFEIDANSLQNSCIKKYYLNKYPISFYEYKDKLNTVLNEIKDGNSYLLNLTSKTKIDTNFSLDEIYENANSLLKLRVKTEKNDFVCFSPEKFVDIIDNKIYTYPMKGTIDSSIENAKNKLMNDAKELAEHTMVVDLLRNDLGQIAKDIKVEEFRYISKIKTKENELFQTSSRISGKLESNCYENLGNIFEKLLPAGSITGTPKKSTIDILKRVENYDRGFYTGVFGYFDGKILQSFVLIRYIEKIEGELFYKSGGGITADSDVNLEYEELINKVYLPF is encoded by the coding sequence TTGAAGGCTTTTGTAGATAAACTAAACTTATATGGCTCTAATAAAGAGCCATTTTATTTCCTAATATCTTATGATTTAAATGAATTTTATATAGAAAAATTAAAAGAAAACAATCAAAATATCAAATTTGAAATAGATGCTAATAGTTTACAAAACAGTTGTATAAAAAAGTACTATTTAAATAAATATCCAATATCTTTTTATGAGTATAAAGATAAATTAAACACTGTTCTAAATGAGATAAAAGATGGAAACTCTTACTTACTAAACCTAACAAGCAAAACAAAAATTGATACAAATTTTAGTTTAGATGAAATTTATGAAAATGCAAACTCTTTATTAAAGCTTAGAGTTAAAACAGAGAAAAATGATTTTGTATGTTTTTCACCTGAAAAATTTGTTGATATTATTGATAATAAAATCTATACATATCCTATGAAAGGAACTATTGATTCAAGCATAGAAAATGCAAAAAATAAATTAATGAACGATGCAAAAGAACTAGCAGAACATACGATGGTTGTTGATTTATTGAGAAATGATTTAGGACAAATTGCAAAAGATATAAAAGTAGAAGAGTTTAGATATATTAGTAAAATAAAAACAAAAGAAAATGAACTTTTTCAAACAAGTTCAAGAATAAGTGGAAAGCTTGAAAGTAATTGCTATGAGAATCTTGGAAATATATTTGAAAAACTTCTTCCAGCTGGAAGCATAACAGGAACTCCAAAAAAATCAACTATTGATATTTTAAAAAGAGTAGAAAACTATGATAGAGGTTTTTATACAGGAGTTTTTGGATATTTTGATGGAAAAATATTGCAAAGCTTTGTACTTATAAGATATATAGAAAAAATAGAAGGCGAACTGTTTTATAAAAGTGGTGGTGGAATTACAGCAGATAGTGATGTAAATCTTGAATACGAAGAGTTAATAAATAAGGTTTATTTACCTTTTTAA
- a CDS encoding aspartate carbamoyltransferase catalytic subunit, giving the protein MQHLIRTSDFTKEEILHVFDEAREFKRTKNSKVLEGKIIITLFFENSTRTRSSFEIAAKRLGAEVVNLDVGTSSQKKGETMYDTVSNINAMQPDAIIIRHSECGLPESLIGYVDCPIINAGDGRHSHPTQAFLDLFTIYEYFEGQTDGKKIAIVGDVRNSRVAGSNRRLLPRFGIDVNLVAPDCFKYEGDEYKQFDTISEIIDDMDIVMSLRSQLERHNITYFESLQEYARDFCITTDLMERKEFLLLHPGPVNRNIDINDDVLKHPRCQVLEQVTNGVAIRAAILKKLILNY; this is encoded by the coding sequence ATGCAACACTTAATAAGAACTTCTGATTTTACAAAAGAAGAGATATTACATGTTTTTGATGAAGCAAGAGAGTTTAAAAGAACTAAAAATAGTAAAGTTCTTGAAGGTAAAATAATTATAACACTTTTTTTTGAGAACTCTACTAGAACAAGAAGTTCTTTTGAAATTGCAGCAAAAAGATTAGGAGCAGAAGTTGTGAATCTTGATGTTGGAACATCTTCACAGAAAAAAGGTGAAACGATGTATGACACAGTTTCAAATATAAATGCAATGCAACCAGATGCAATTATTATAAGACATAGTGAATGTGGACTTCCAGAGAGTTTAATTGGATATGTTGATTGCCCAATTATAAACGCAGGTGATGGAAGACATTCTCATCCTACTCAAGCATTTTTAGACCTATTTACAATTTATGAATATTTTGAAGGACAAACAGATGGTAAAAAAATAGCTATTGTTGGAGATGTTAGAAATTCAAGAGTTGCTGGAAGTAATAGAAGGCTTTTACCAAGGTTTGGAATAGATGTAAATTTAGTTGCTCCTGATTGCTTTAAATATGAAGGAGATGAGTACAAACAGTTTGATACAATATCTGAAATTATAGATGATATGGATATTGTGATGAGTTTAAGAAGCCAATTAGAAAGACACAATATTACATATTTTGAATCACTTCAAGAGTATGCAAGAGATTTTTGTATAACAACTGATTTAATGGAAAGAAAAGAGTTTTTACTTCTTCATCCAGGACCTGTAAATAGAAATATAGATATAAATGATGATGTTTTAAAACATCCTAGATGTCAAGTTTTAGAACAAGTTACAAATGGAGTTGCAATAAGAGCTGCAATATTAAAAAAACTAATACTAAACTATTGA
- a CDS encoding fatty acid cis/trans isomerase, translating into MRLQILLIVIFSFLFFGCSSKPLTPVEYDKIDRNLSYSKDVKPILDKRCVSCHSCYNSPCQLKLESFEGLDRGASKALVYDTRLRAADPTRLFIDAKTTEDWRKKEFSSVIDKNLDNNESIMMQYLFQKELNPELIGNYSPETDEISCVKNQEELEDYFDDNPHKAMPYGFPALSKNEYNILMNWLDNGLTNDTKKNVINNFEKEQIKKFEDFLNNPSIKHQVTARYIYEHLFLAHIYFDEKSGHFFEIIRSKTAAPFEPEIIPTVFPYDKIDEKFYYRIQKFEQTIVHKTHMPFKIDDKKLKLYNELFINRIWDEKPYMPSYDKTKAPNALEIFKQIPADSRYKFLLEDVYFIINNFIKGPVCKGQIALNVIQDHFWVAFMDPKYDLSIRDNFFLRENLHNLEIPNQLGEDPTLYKTFKNLNHEKEIRAYNKNKEEIYNKYYPNGMKLEYLRKSPNNDSILTVYKHFDTASLHKGALGSSPKTMWVIDFPLLERIYYSLVAGFDVFGNTAHQLLVRTHMDRLRVEGESNFLEFLPKNSRQNYFNSWYIGWLAQYITIYSPSNNETAIKYSSSNYKEELISKILKYTNTKEDKINYIYNKDISVDIRNSYKNKKEIEEGFRSLSLPNKQSITKYFTDREANTALIKIELNNGENLIYSMVINRWHDNVALMFKEEDRLDPSKDDIDFIEGFISSYPNIFLIVKQNEFQDFLNAIKRFNNSDTCVKNISKFAINRANPKFWEIYDWFTEEFRKSNPLEFGLFDLNRYHEKAIIEED; encoded by the coding sequence ATGCGTTTGCAAATTTTACTAATAGTTATATTTTCTTTCTTATTCTTTGGTTGTTCTTCCAAACCATTAACTCCTGTTGAATATGATAAAATCGATAGAAATCTCTCTTATAGCAAAGATGTAAAACCAATTCTAGATAAAAGATGTGTATCTTGTCACTCTTGCTACAATTCACCTTGCCAATTAAAGCTTGAGAGTTTTGAAGGACTTGATAGAGGAGCTAGTAAAGCTTTAGTTTATGATACAAGACTTAGAGCTGCTGATCCTACTAGACTTTTTATTGATGCAAAAACAACAGAAGATTGGAGAAAAAAAGAGTTTAGTTCGGTTATTGATAAAAACTTAGATAATAATGAATCAATAATGATGCAATATCTTTTCCAAAAAGAGTTAAATCCAGAATTAATAGGAAATTACTCACCTGAAACAGATGAAATTTCTTGTGTAAAAAACCAAGAAGAATTAGAAGATTATTTTGATGATAATCCTCACAAAGCTATGCCTTATGGTTTTCCTGCATTATCAAAAAATGAATACAATATCCTAATGAATTGGCTTGATAATGGTCTTACAAATGATACAAAGAAAAATGTTATAAATAATTTTGAAAAAGAGCAGATTAAAAAATTTGAAGATTTTTTAAATAATCCATCAATAAAGCATCAAGTAACAGCAAGATATATTTATGAACATCTATTTTTAGCTCATATATATTTCGATGAAAAAAGTGGTCATTTTTTTGAAATAATTCGTTCAAAAACTGCTGCACCTTTTGAGCCTGAAATTATTCCAACTGTTTTTCCTTATGATAAAATAGATGAAAAGTTTTATTATAGAATTCAGAAATTTGAACAAACGATTGTGCATAAAACTCATATGCCTTTTAAAATTGATGATAAAAAACTCAAACTTTACAATGAACTTTTTATAAATAGAATATGGGATGAAAAACCATATATGCCAAGTTATGACAAAACAAAAGCACCAAATGCACTTGAAATATTTAAACAAATTCCAGCAGATAGTAGATATAAATTTCTTTTAGAAGATGTATATTTTATTATAAATAATTTTATAAAAGGTCCTGTTTGTAAAGGTCAAATTGCTTTAAATGTTATTCAAGATCACTTTTGGGTAGCTTTTATGGATCCAAAATATGATTTAAGTATTAGAGATAATTTCTTTTTAAGAGAAAATTTACATAATTTAGAAATACCTAATCAATTAGGAGAAGATCCAACTTTATATAAAACTTTTAAAAACCTAAATCATGAAAAAGAGATTAGAGCATATAATAAGAATAAAGAGGAAATTTATAATAAATACTATCCAAATGGAATGAAACTTGAATATCTTAGAAAAAGTCCTAATAATGACTCTATTTTAACTGTTTATAAACATTTTGATACTGCATCTTTACATAAAGGTGCGTTAGGAAGTAGTCCAAAAACTATGTGGGTAATTGACTTTCCACTTTTAGAAAGAATTTATTACTCTTTAGTCGCTGGTTTTGATGTATTTGGTAATACAGCTCATCAATTATTAGTAAGAACTCATATGGATAGATTAAGAGTTGAAGGAGAAAGTAATTTCTTAGAATTTTTACCAAAAAACAGCAGACAAAACTACTTTAACTCTTGGTATATTGGATGGTTAGCTCAATATATAACTATATATTCTCCATCAAATAATGAAACAGCAATAAAATATAGTTCAAGCAACTACAAAGAAGAACTCATTTCAAAAATACTAAAATATACAAATACTAAAGAAGATAAAATAAACTATATTTACAATAAAGATATCTCTGTTGATATAAGAAATTCATATAAAAATAAAAAAGAGATAGAAGAAGGTTTTAGATCTTTATCTTTACCAAATAAACAAAGTATTACAAAATATTTTACAGACAGAGAAGCAAATACTGCTTTAATAAAAATAGAGCTAAACAACGGAGAAAATCTTATTTACTCTATGGTTATAAATAGATGGCACGACAATGTTGCTTTAATGTTTAAAGAAGAAGATAGACTAGATCCAAGCAAAGATGATATAGATTTTATTGAAGGGTTTATTAGCTCTTATCCAAATATATTTTTAATTGTAAAACAAAATGAGTTTCAAGATTTTTTAAATGCTATTAAGAGATTTAACAATAGTGATACTTGTGTAAAAAATATTTCAAAATTTGCTATAAATAGAGCAAATCCAAAATTTTGGGAAATTTATGACTGGTTCACAGAAGAGTTTAGAAAATCAAATCCTTTAGAGTTTGGACTATTTGATTTAAATAGATATCACGAAAAAGCTATTATTGAAGAAGATTAA
- a CDS encoding hydrolase translates to MRIRLEDSLFCLVDVQEKLFPHIGNKEELERTLPILVKGMKVLGVPIIVNEQYKKGIGETIPLLKELVSEYSSYEKTTFSACQTPDILNAIKTSGKKNIIVAGIETHVCVLQTCIDMIENGFNVILVTNCSGSRKKLDHKMAIKRLIQAGAIPTTYESILFELTLDSKNPNFKAISALIK, encoded by the coding sequence ATGAGAATAAGATTAGAAGATTCACTATTTTGTTTGGTTGATGTACAAGAAAAACTTTTCCCACATATTGGAAATAAGGAAGAACTGGAGAGAACTCTTCCTATTTTGGTAAAAGGTATGAAAGTTTTAGGTGTTCCAATAATTGTAAATGAGCAGTATAAAAAAGGAATAGGTGAGACAATTCCTCTTTTAAAAGAGCTTGTAAGCGAATATTCAAGCTATGAGAAAACAACATTTTCAGCTTGTCAAACACCAGATATTTTAAATGCTATAAAAACTAGTGGAAAGAAAAATATCATTGTTGCAGGGATAGAAACGCATGTTTGTGTGCTTCAAACTTGTATTGATATGATTGAAAATGGTTTTAATGTTATTTTAGTTACAAATTGTAGTGGAAGTAGAAAAAAACTTGACCATAAAATGGCTATAAAAAGATTGATTCAAGCAGGAGCAATTCCTACAACATATGAATCAATTTTATTTGAATTAACTTTAGATTCAAAAAATCCAAACTTTAAAGCAATTTCAGCACTTATAAAATAG
- a CDS encoding nucleotide pyrophosphohydrolase encodes MNIEKIKQRIQKFSDDRNWEEFHNPKNLVMALNGEVGELNEIFQWLNFEESINLPEDVKEHTKEEIADIAIYLIRICMKLEINLEDAILNKMTKNEAKYPSETSQGGSKKYSKSRENR; translated from the coding sequence ATGAACATAGAAAAAATAAAACAAAGAATACAAAAATTTAGTGATGATAGAAATTGGGAAGAATTCCACAACCCAAAAAATCTAGTTATGGCATTAAATGGAGAAGTAGGTGAGTTAAATGAGATTTTTCAGTGGTTAAATTTTGAAGAGTCTATAAACTTGCCTGAAGATGTAAAAGAGCATACAAAAGAGGAAATTGCAGATATTGCTATCTATCTTATAAGAATTTGTATGAAGCTAGAAATAAATCTTGAAGATGCAATATTAAATAAGATGACAAAAAATGAAGCAAAATACCCAAGTGAAACATCACAAGGTGGAAGCAAAAAATATAGTAAAAGTAGAGAAAATAGATAA
- a CDS encoding McrB family protein: MSIKEDFKDWLRTKVDTLVPLSSYPNALSRLIPDKLTSINENIYGDLFDCSNIEYLDKLYKRLSNGGDLHKFNAETQNRVSSAAVGKYIEYLKLLIGNTKIEKYNYIKIKNIMLYGAPGVGKTHNYKRLITMIEDGNNEKTIFDTISKNEITNDFDDSIFETIKNEKRIEFVTFHQSYSYEDFIEGFRPSEEDEKIVRQDGIFKIISDKAKKNLENSQIPKQEYKIDIEELIQKFTNYVQDFLDNEKEFFIDKKVTIKGINNNNAFLLGGSITSAQRLTPDIIKRDYIEFKNGNIKSYEDVKPTYESQRNFHGNARYYFMIYNKISEFEKTLNINSIQKQNEEQKNFYIVIDEINRGNISKIFGELITLIEEDKRDAYEVTLPYSKEKFKIPSNLFIIATMNSTDKSIATIDIALRRRFTFLKMKPKEELVKNEKAKDLMKELNNHIKETIGKDYKLGHSYFMKIENDEDLEFVKEYKIKPLLEEYFYGDEENYKKAISILNIKEDNQ, from the coding sequence ATGAGTATAAAAGAAGATTTTAAAGATTGGTTAAGAACAAAAGTAGATACATTAGTTCCTTTAAGTTCATATCCAAATGCTTTATCAAGATTAATACCTGATAAATTAACTAGTATAAATGAAAATATATATGGTGATTTATTTGATTGTTCAAATATAGAATATCTTGATAAATTATATAAAAGATTATCTAATGGTGGGGATTTACATAAATTTAATGCAGAAACTCAAAATAGAGTATCAAGTGCTGCAGTTGGAAAATATATAGAATATTTAAAATTATTAATTGGTAATACAAAGATTGAAAAATATAATTATATAAAAATAAAAAATATAATGCTTTATGGTGCTCCTGGTGTTGGTAAAACTCATAATTATAAGAGATTAATCACTATGATTGAAGATGGTAATAATGAAAAAACTATCTTTGATACTATTTCTAAGAATGAAATTACAAATGATTTTGATGATTCAATTTTTGAAACGATAAAAAACGAAAAAAGAATAGAGTTTGTAACATTTCATCAAAGTTATTCTTATGAAGATTTTATTGAAGGATTTAGACCTAGTGAAGAAGATGAAAAAATTGTTAGGCAAGATGGAATATTTAAAATAATTTCAGATAAAGCAAAAAAGAATTTAGAGAATAGTCAAATCCCTAAACAAGAATATAAAATTGATATAGAAGAACTTATCCAAAAATTTACAAATTATGTTCAAGATTTCTTAGATAATGAAAAAGAATTTTTTATTGATAAAAAAGTTACTATTAAAGGTATCAATAATAATAATGCTTTTTTACTTGGAGGTTCAATAACATCTGCACAACGACTTACACCAGATATAATAAAAAGGGATTATATAGAATTTAAAAACGGAAATATAAAATCTTATGAGGATGTAAAACCAACTTATGAATCTCAAAGAAACTTTCATGGAAATGCAAGATACTATTTTATGATTTATAATAAAATTTCAGAATTTGAAAAAACATTAAATATTAATTCAATACAAAAACAAAATGAAGAACAAAAAAACTTTTACATAGTAATTGATGAAATAAATAGAGGAAATATTTCTAAAATTTTTGGAGAGCTTATAACACTTATTGAAGAAGATAAGAGAGATGCTTATGAAGTTACACTTCCATATTCAAAAGAGAAGTTTAAAATACCTTCAAATCTTTTTATTATAGCTACTATGAATTCAACTGATAAATCTATTGCAACTATTGATATAGCTTTAAGAAGAAGATTTACATTTTTAAAAATGAAACCAAAAGAAGAGTTAGTTAAAAATGAAAAAGCAAAAGATTTAATGAAAGAATTAAATAATCATATAAAAGAAACAATAGGCAAAGATTATAAATTAGGGCATAGTTACTTTATGAAAATAGAAAATGATGAAGATTTAGAGTTTGTAAAAGAGTATAAAATTAAGCCTTTACTTGAAGAGTATTTTTATGGGGATGAAGAAAATTATAAAAAAGCAATATCAATCTTAAATATAAAAGAAGATAACCAATGA
- a CDS encoding McrC family protein encodes MKKNIIYEYEEVPESLKSHILANISLRKFFTFDWKDLKAKQYCGILNFDNQNFYILPKIANRNDEKDAEQNLNIFIYMLMYAYDVKLSNEQIASCQNQENHTILEVFVQMFALNILNELKKGLYKEYLTKQDNLPVLKGKYLINENLKYNFTKNKIYCEYDEFSENNSLNQFFLYVVKYLQKFVKDKKLLKQCELIFDEVEYKQVDINKLETTNFDRLNQRFKTSFEIAILLLKQSIPLFSQDKKSFAFLFDMNILFEKFIARIVKSLDDDAKIQNQDKFGDLILKPDIILDNQRIDTKYKKLNSLDDLKQSDKLQAFAYGINYEFKNVMLLYPKHLDNIKYDLVLGKDDKKVELKIRCIDLNYDKDGFDEYICEIKKRVEELL; translated from the coding sequence ATGAAAAAGAATATTATCTATGAATATGAAGAAGTTCCAGAAAGCTTAAAAAGTCATATTCTAGCTAATATCTCTCTTAGAAAATTTTTCACTTTTGATTGGAAAGATTTAAAAGCAAAGCAATATTGTGGAATTTTAAATTTTGACAATCAAAATTTTTATATCTTGCCTAAAATTGCAAATCGTAATGATGAAAAAGATGCAGAACAAAATCTAAATATATTTATCTATATGTTGATGTATGCTTATGATGTAAAACTATCAAATGAACAAATAGCAAGTTGTCAAAACCAAGAAAATCATACAATCTTAGAAGTTTTTGTACAAATGTTTGCTTTAAATATTTTAAATGAATTAAAAAAAGGTTTATATAAAGAGTATTTAACTAAACAAGATAATCTTCCAGTCTTAAAAGGAAAATATCTAATAAATGAAAATCTAAAATATAATTTCACTAAAAACAAAATTTATTGTGAATATGATGAATTTAGTGAAAATAACAGTTTAAATCAATTCTTTTTATATGTTGTAAAATATCTTCAAAAGTTTGTAAAAGATAAAAAACTTCTAAAACAGTGTGAATTAATCTTTGATGAGGTTGAATATAAACAAGTAGATATAAATAAACTTGAAACTACTAATTTTGATAGATTAAATCAAAGATTTAAAACAAGTTTTGAAATAGCAATTTTACTTTTGAAACAATCTATTCCTTTATTTAGTCAAGATAAAAAATCATTTGCTTTTTTATTTGATATGAATATATTGTTTGAAAAGTTTATAGCTAGAATTGTAAAAAGCTTAGATGATGATGCAAAAATACAAAATCAAGATAAATTTGGAGATTTAATACTAAAACCAGATATTATTTTGGATAATCAAAGAATAGATACAAAATATAAAAAATTAAATAGTTTAGATGACTTAAAACAAAGTGATAAACTTCAAGCTTTTGCTTATGGAATAAATTATGAATTTAAAAATGTAATGCTTTTATATCCAAAACATTTAGATAATATAAAATATGATTTAGTTTTAGGGAAAGATGATAAAAAAGTTGAGTTAAAAATAAGATGTATTGATTTAAACTATGATAAAGATGGTTTTGATGAGTATATTTGTGAAATTAAGAAAAGAGTTGAGGAGCTATTATGA
- the hemC gene encoding hydroxymethylbilane synthase has translation MQKLVIATRRSQLALWQSEYIKAELQKYYPDMIIELQEFVTKGDKILDVPLAKIGGKGLFTKELELAMLEGTAHLAVHSLKDVPTQFEDGLVLAAVSKRFNPQDALLSNKYKSLEELPKGAIIGTTSLRRRMALKILRPDIELKDLRGNINTRIAKLNAGEYDAIILAATGIEKLKLQDEVKYFSVIPSDIMIPSMGQATLGIETTDDPKIIEIVKVLNDKNAEIESKIERGFVDKLQGGCQVPIGVKATILDEKSVKIDAIVGLPDGSEYIKDSKIVDINSFESAGRDFADEFIKKGAVELLKRAEMMAFK, from the coding sequence ATGCAAAAACTAGTAATTGCTACAAGAAGAAGCCAACTTGCACTTTGGCAAAGTGAATATATAAAAGCTGAGCTTCAAAAATATTATCCAGATATGATAATTGAGTTACAAGAGTTTGTAACAAAAGGGGATAAAATACTTGATGTTCCTTTAGCAAAAATTGGTGGAAAAGGACTTTTTACAAAAGAACTTGAACTCGCTATGCTAGAAGGAACAGCACATTTAGCTGTACACTCACTAAAAGATGTACCAACACAGTTTGAAGATGGATTAGTTTTAGCTGCTGTTTCAAAAAGATTTAATCCTCAAGATGCACTTTTAAGTAATAAATATAAAAGTTTGGAAGAGCTTCCTAAAGGTGCAATTATAGGAACTACGAGTTTAAGAAGAAGAATGGCTTTAAAAATATTAAGACCAGATATTGAACTTAAAGATTTAAGAGGAAATATAAATACAAGAATTGCAAAATTAAATGCAGGTGAATATGATGCAATTATTTTAGCTGCAACAGGAATTGAAAAACTAAAACTACAAGATGAAGTAAAATATTTTTCTGTAATTCCAAGTGATATTATGATTCCATCAATGGGACAAGCAACTTTAGGAATTGAAACAACAGATGATCCAAAGATTATTGAAATTGTAAAAGTTTTAAATGATAAAAATGCAGAGATAGAGTCAAAAATAGAGAGAGGCTTTGTAGATAAACTTCAAGGAGGATGTCAAGTTCCTATTGGAGTAAAGGCTACAATTTTAGATGAAAAATCTGTAAAAATAGATGCAATAGTTGGACTTCCTGATGGAAGTGAATATATAAAAGATAGTAAAATTGTAGATATAAACTCTTTTGAGAGTGCTGGAAGAGATTTTGCAGATGAGTTTATAAAAAAAGGTGCAGTTGAGCTTCTAAAAAGAGCTGAAATGATGGCTTTTAAATAA